In Ureibacillus thermophilus, the genomic stretch CCCATTTAAACGTACAGCTTGAGCCATCGTATACAAAGTAGGAGATATCATCAACAGAAAGATCCAGTTTACAATTTGATGCAACTTTTTCCTTTGGCAAGTCCACTTCTAAAGGCATTGAATATTCAAAATATCCTTCATCGCCTTTTAAATCAATATATTCAATCAACGTTCCTTCACTAAAACTTGGCTTAACGGCCGGATTAAATCTCACGGTTGCCTTAATATGATAAATGCCCGTCAAACGAATGGAATCTTCTGTTACCTCTTGCTCCCAGCGCGGGATGACTTGGACCGATACGACTTCTTCGACAATCCCATATTCTTTTGAAAAAATAAATTGCGTCATCATTTCCCAATCAATTTTTGCCATGTGTTCCCCTCCCGTACTACTCTATGCACGAGAAAAGGAAGTATGATAAAAGGAATTTCAAAATTTCTATAAAAAAGGGGGCGTCTGAAAAGTCATTTCAAGACGCTCCCTTTGCGGCTGTCGCTAGAGTTTTGCCGCAGATATATTGCGACGAAGAGGCGCGTTTAATGTGACCAGCATAGGAGCAAAGATTTTTCAAAAGAATTTTACTAATAGAAGTGGGGCTGTCCGGAAAGCTTTACACTTTCTGGACAGCCCCACTCTTTAAATTATCTAGCTAATTTGGCAAATACTTTGTGCATCGCATCAATTGTTTTTTCGATATGTTCTTCTGTATGAGCAGTTGAAATAAATAAACCTTCAAATTGGGAAGGAGGTAAGTAAATGCCTTCTTCCAGCATGAGTCGATGATACTCTGCAAATAATTTCAAATCAGAAGTTTGAGCCGTTTTAAAATCAACAACATTTTCATTCGTTAAGAATAGTCCAATCATGCTACCTGCACGGTTCACTGTGTGCGGGATATTGTATTTCGTTGCTGCATCACGGATTCCCGTTTCCAGCATATCCCCTAACTTTTTAAAATACTCATAAGTCTCAGGAGTTAAGCGGGATAATGTCTCAATACCAGCAGTCATTGCAAGAGGATTTCCTGAAAGTGTCCCCGCTTGATACACCGGTCCACTAGGCGCTACTTTCTCCATGATTTCCCGCTTACCAGCAAAAGCGCCTACTGGAAGACCGCCGCCAACCACTTTCCCTAAAGTCGTTAAATCCGGCTCAACGCCGTAATAACCTTGCGCACAGTGATAATCTACGCGGAATCCAGTCATCACTTCATCAAAGATTAGAACAGTACCATATTGTTTTGTAATTTCACGCAATCCTTCTAAAAATCCTGGTTTAGGTGGAACAACCCCCATGTTTCCTGCAACTGGCTCTACAATTACAGCAGCAATTTGTTCACCAATTTTTTCGAATGTTGCTTTAACTGCATCTAAATCATTATAAGGGCAAGTTACCGTGTTTTTCGCTACATCCGCAGGAACCCCAGGGCTATCTGGCAAGCCAAGAGTTGCGACACCAGAACCGGCTTTAATTAGTAAAGAATCGCCATGTCCATGATAAGAACCTTCAAATTTCATAATGATATCACGGCCAGTATATCCGCGGGCAAGGCGAAGGGCAGCCATTGTCGCTTCCGTGCCAGAGGAAACGAAGCGGACCATCTCAACAGAGGGAATTCGTTCAATGACGATTTTAGCTAATTGATTTTCGAGCACTGTTGGAGCGCCAAAAGAAGTACCTTTTGCTGCTTGTTCTTGAATTGCTTTCACTACTTCAGGATGAGAATGGCCTAAAATCAATGGACCCCAGCTAAGCACATAATCAATATATTCATTACCATCAATATCTCGAATAATGGCGCCTTTTCCAGATTCAATAAAGACCGGATTACCATTGACTGATTTAAAAGCGCGGACAGGGCTATTTACCCCGCCAGGCATCAAATTCACTGCTTCTTGAAAGGCTTTAATTGATTTTTCATATGAACGCATATTACTTCTCCTCCAACCAACGAGCTACGTCTTTTGCATGATAAGTAATGATTAAATCGGCTCCTGCACGTTTCATTCCAACTAATGTTTCCAATACAACGGATTTTTCGTCAATCCAGCCATTCAGTGCCGCTGCTTTTACCATTGAATATTCTCCGGAAACGTTATAAGCCACCACTGGAACTGGATAACGATTCTTAACATCGCGAATAATATCCATATAGGCAAGGGCAGGTTTCACAATTAAGAAATCTGCTCCTTCTTCAATGTCAGATTCCGCTTCACGGAAAGCTTCTAAACGATTAGCAGGATCCATTTGATACGTTTTGCGGTCGCCGAATTTTGGCGCTCCTTCTGCCGCTTCACGGAACGGACCGTAATAGCTGGAAGCATATTTCACCGCATAAGACATAATTGGCACATCTTGGAATCCGGCTTCATCTAAAGCTTTTCGAATCGCAATCACAAATCCATCCATCATATTGGAAGGAGCAATAATGTCCGCCCCGGCTTTTGCTTGGGAAACGGCAGTGCTTGCCAATATATCAAGGGAAGGGTCGTTTAAAATTTTATCCCCTTCCACTAAACCGCAATGGCCATGATCTGTAAATTCACAAAGGCAAGTATCGGCAATGACCATCAATTCAGGATAACGTTCTTTAATTTGTCGTGTTGCTTTTTGTACAATGCCATGGTCGTGGAATGCACCTGAACCTTGCGCATCTTTTTCAGCAGGAATGCCAAATAAAATAACTGCTGGAATGCCAAGGGATACAACTTCATCAATTTCCTCATCCAATTGGTCTAAAGAAAGCTGATAAACACCTGGCATGGATTTTACTGGATTTTTAATGTTTTCCCCTTCAATAACAAAAATCGGATAAATTAAGTCTTCCTTATGCAAATGATTTTCTCTTACCATTGATCGAATAGTTGCGTTTGCACGAAGTCTACGATGTCTTCTAAATTCTAATTGTGACATTACATTTCCTCTCCTTTTGCGATTGCATCTATGACAGATTGCATTGTATATGTTGCTGGAAAATATGTAACATGGGCACCATATTTTTCAACTGCACCTTTTGTGATATGACCGATGCAAGCAATTTTTGCTCTTTCCCACCCGACTTTAGGAGCTACATATTTATGAAAGCAATCCACAGCAGATGGGCTTGCAAAGATGATAATAGGCTGCTTGCTGCTTTCAATCGTTTCTATTAATTGTTTAACAGATTCTTTATTTTCAATCGTTTGATATACTGTCCATTCATCAATTGGAAAAGGAAGCCCCTTTTTCAACGTATCCTTCGCTAATTGTCCCCGAATAAATAAGCATTTCGGGGAGGAACCGCTGACAGAAGGGAATTCTTTGATGAAAGTATCCGCGCTGTAAACAGAAGGCATGAAATGAACGTTGAATCCGTATCGTTTTAATAGTTCGGCGGTCTTTTCACCTACAGCTGCAATTTTACAAGAAATTTGCGTTGAATTAAATTGAATCCGCTTTATTTTTTTCCAAAAAAACTCAACGCCGTTTTGGCTCGTAAAAATGAGCCAATCGTAATTTTGGCAGGCAGCAAGACGCTCTTCATCATCACTATTGTCCGCTTCCTTCGTTTGGATAAGGGGACATAGGACCGCTTCCCCTCCCAGCTCTTCAATCCGTTCAACAATCGATTGGGTTTTTTTGGTGCCAGTTAATAAAATGGTTTTCCCTTCCAACGGTTTACGCATTTTCCGCTTTCACCTTTTCAATTAATTCATAGGCACCTTGTTCTGTTAAGATTTGAGCAAGCTTCTTGCCAACTTCTGCAGGATTTTGGCCTTTCACTGTTTCTTTATAACAAATGGAACCATCTGGAGAAGCAACTAAACCAGTCATCTTCACTTCTTCCCCATCCACCGTCGCATAACCGGCAATCGGAACTTGGCAGCCTCCATCCATCGCCGCTAAAAAGGCGCGCTCAGCAATAACCGCTTTCTTTGTATTTTCATCCGTTAATTTTGCAAGCTCTGCTAACAGTTCTTCATCATCTTTCCGGCATTCAATGCCTAATGCACCTTGGGCAACGGCAGGCAAGCAAATGTCTACATCTAAATATTCTGTCACCACATCCTTTGCCCAGCCCATGCGATTCAATCCAGCAGCGGCAAGAATAATGGCATCGAAACCTTCCGTCTCCAATTTTTTCAAACGAGTATCAATGTTTCCCCGAATCCATTTAATTTCAAGATCAGGGCGCACTTGTAAAAGTTGTGCGCTGCGCCGTAAAGAACTTGTCCCAACAACAGCACCTTCAGGCAAATCTTTAAATTTCACATGATTTTTTGAAATAAGTGCATCGCGAGGGTCTTCCCTTAATGGAATGCAGCCGATTGTAAGGCCATCTGGTAAAACGGCAGGCATATCTTTCATCGAGTGGACTGCAAAATCGATTTCTTTTTCAAGCAATGCTTTTTCGATTTCTTTTACAAACAGCCCTTTTCCTCCAACTTTTGATAATTGCACATCTAATATTTTATCACCTTTTGTCACAATTTCTTTGACCTCAAACTCAAAGGGCAAACAAGCTTTTTTGCATTGGTTAATAAACCAGTTTGTTTGTGTAAGAGCTAATTTACTTTTTCGAGAACCTACTACAATTTTTCTCATGATGAACCAACCTTTCTTCTAATACCATAAGTGGAAATGTGAAAACTTGCTTCCTAAAAAGAAGTTAATTAAAACGATAAAATATGCATAAATTTGAATCCATGCAAAAGAAGTGCCAGTCATTTTTCCGCTCCGTTTTATAATCAGTACAGCCATATAGATGATGAGTATAATGAAAGATGCAATAATTTTGATATCAAAAAGCGAAACGGAATCGACCTTCATAAATGCGTATTCCAACCCAAGAAGCAAACTGATGAGCATGATCGGTATGCCAATAATAATGGAATAATTCATCCATTGGGTCATTTGCGTCAATGAAGGCAATCGTGACCATACTTTTGTATATTTTTTCTTTTTTAATAAATGATAGAGAATTAAATATAAAATGGAGAAAACAAATGAAACAGAAAATGCTGCATAAGCGAAAATCGCAAAACTTATATGTATAAACAGCATTTCAGATTCTAAAGTTTTTAATACAGGATTTAAATTATTTGGCGCAAATAATCGTATGGTCATAAAGATAAATCCAAGTATATTGATGAAAAAGACCGGCAAATCGACCCTCGCAATGCAATGCAAAAAAATCGACAACGTTACAAGCAGCCATGCGTAAAAATAAATTCCTTCCGAGAGGGATAAAATCGGGAAACGTTTCGTTTCAATAATATTTAAAACGATGAAGGATGTTTGCATCACCCACACAATCGAAATCAACCAAAAAGCCGAACGACGAATAAAAGCTTTTTTATAAAAATAATCAATAAAATATAGCATAATGCTAATTGCATAAAGAATAACCATCATTTGATAAAGGTTTGACATCACTTCAGTCATACGAAACCCTACTCCATCTAATACGTCATTTCTAGTAAAAACTAAAGCGTTTCCGTACCAATAGTTTACCACATCGATACGAAAACGCCTTAAATTTCTTTCTTAAAAAGATAATTTTGGTTGATTTTCTAATTCTTGAACCATTTGTTTCTCAGCTGCTTTTAATTGTTGATTTTTCATTTCTTCTTGAACAAGTTCTTCAATTCCAAAAATTTGTTGATACAATCGAAGGTTTTGGTTTGCTTTTGGCGAGTTGGCAATTTCCTTCACTTGAAGAATCGGTTCTTTTAACAATTGATTAATGATGGATTTCGTATGTTTATTTAAAATTTTACGTTCCCGTTCAGTTAAATTTGGCATTTTATTTTCGATGCTTTTCATTGTTTCTTGCTGAATCATCTCCGCTTTTTTGCGCAAAGCCGCAATAATCGGCACTACTCCAAGGGTTGCAAACCAGTCTTTAAATTCAGCGATTTCCTGTACAATCATTCTTTCAATTTGTTGGGCGGCCTGTTTTCGTTCCGCTAAATTCGCTTCAACGATACCTTGCAAATCGTCAATATCATACAAAAACACATTTGGCAAATCGCCAACTTTCGGATCAATATCCCTTGGTACAGCAATGTCTACTAAAAACAATGGCTTTCCTTTACGCAAATGATCAACAAACTGCATCAATTCATAATCGATGACATATTGCGGGGAACCTGTTGAACTGATTAAAATATCCGTTTCTAAAAGGGTGCATTGTAATTCTTTAATGGATTTCGCTTGTCCATTGAAACGTTCTGCAAGGGATATGGCTTTCTCAAAGGTACGATTCAATACCGTTACTTTTCCGACACCGTTTCCATACAGATTTTCCATTGCTAACTCGCCCATTTTCCCTGCGCCCAAAATTGCAACGTGCTTGTTTTTCAAAGAACCAAAAATTTTCTTTGCCAACTCCACAGCAGCATAAGATACTGAAACAGCATTTTCGTTAATCGTCGTTTCATTATGCGCTTTTTTTGCAAAAGTAATCGCTTGTTTAAACAAGCGGTTAAAAATTGTACCCGTCGCACCAATTTCTTGTGCCTCTAAAAAGCTTTTCTTCACTTGTCCAAGAATTTGCGTTTCCCCAAGAATCATGGAATCAATTCCAGCCGCTACGCGAAAAAGATGTTTTAAAGAATCATCGCTTTCATGGATATATAAATAGTTCTCAAAATCCTCAATTGGAATGTGGAACCAATTAGATAAAAAACGTTTTATATAATAACGTCCTGTATGCAGTTGATCGACCACTGCATAGATTTCCGTTCTATTGCAAGTTGATACGATTACATCTTCCAATATGCTTTTTTCATTTTTTAACGCAGCCATCGCTTGCGGTAATTCACTTTCAATGAACGACAGTTTTTCACGAATTTCGACTGGCGCAGTTCTATAATTCAAGCCGACAACAAGTGTGTGCATGAAC encodes the following:
- the hemL gene encoding glutamate-1-semialdehyde 2,1-aminomutase — protein: MRSYEKSIKAFQEAVNLMPGGVNSPVRAFKSVNGNPVFIESGKGAIIRDIDGNEYIDYVLSWGPLILGHSHPEVVKAIQEQAAKGTSFGAPTVLENQLAKIVIERIPSVEMVRFVSSGTEATMAALRLARGYTGRDIIMKFEGSYHGHGDSLLIKAGSGVATLGLPDSPGVPADVAKNTVTCPYNDLDAVKATFEKIGEQIAAVIVEPVAGNMGVVPPKPGFLEGLREITKQYGTVLIFDEVMTGFRVDYHCAQGYYGVEPDLTTLGKVVGGGLPVGAFAGKREIMEKVAPSGPVYQAGTLSGNPLAMTAGIETLSRLTPETYEYFKKLGDMLETGIRDAATKYNIPHTVNRAGSMIGLFLTNENVVDFKTAQTSDLKLFAEYHRLMLEEGIYLPPSQFEGLFISTAHTEEHIEKTIDAMHKVFAKLAR
- the hemB gene encoding porphobilinogen synthase; its protein translation is MSQLEFRRHRRLRANATIRSMVRENHLHKEDLIYPIFVIEGENIKNPVKSMPGVYQLSLDQLDEEIDEVVSLGIPAVILFGIPAEKDAQGSGAFHDHGIVQKATRQIKERYPELMVIADTCLCEFTDHGHCGLVEGDKILNDPSLDILASTAVSQAKAGADIIAPSNMMDGFVIAIRKALDEAGFQDVPIMSYAVKYASSYYGPFREAAEGAPKFGDRKTYQMDPANRLEAFREAESDIEEGADFLIVKPALAYMDIIRDVKNRYPVPVVAYNVSGEYSMVKAAALNGWIDEKSVVLETLVGMKRAGADLIITYHAKDVARWLEEK
- a CDS encoding uroporphyrinogen-III synthase, producing MRKPLEGKTILLTGTKKTQSIVERIEELGGEAVLCPLIQTKEADNSDDEERLAACQNYDWLIFTSQNGVEFFWKKIKRIQFNSTQISCKIAAVGEKTAELLKRYGFNVHFMPSVYSADTFIKEFPSVSGSSPKCLFIRGQLAKDTLKKGLPFPIDEWTVYQTIENKESVKQLIETIESSKQPIIIFASPSAVDCFHKYVAPKVGWERAKIACIGHITKGAVEKYGAHVTYFPATYTMQSVIDAIAKGEEM
- the hemC gene encoding hydroxymethylbilane synthase, producing MRKIVVGSRKSKLALTQTNWFINQCKKACLPFEFEVKEIVTKGDKILDVQLSKVGGKGLFVKEIEKALLEKEIDFAVHSMKDMPAVLPDGLTIGCIPLREDPRDALISKNHVKFKDLPEGAVVGTSSLRRSAQLLQVRPDLEIKWIRGNIDTRLKKLETEGFDAIILAAAGLNRMGWAKDVVTEYLDVDICLPAVAQGALGIECRKDDEELLAELAKLTDENTKKAVIAERAFLAAMDGGCQVPIAGYATVDGEEVKMTGLVASPDGSICYKETVKGQNPAEVGKKLAQILTEQGAYELIEKVKAENA
- the ccsA gene encoding cytochrome c biogenesis protein CcsA, whose amino-acid sequence is MTEVMSNLYQMMVILYAISIMLYFIDYFYKKAFIRRSAFWLISIVWVMQTSFIVLNIIETKRFPILSLSEGIYFYAWLLVTLSIFLHCIARVDLPVFFINILGFIFMTIRLFAPNNLNPVLKTLESEMLFIHISFAIFAYAAFSVSFVFSILYLILYHLLKKKKYTKVWSRLPSLTQMTQWMNYSIIIGIPIMLISLLLGLEYAFMKVDSVSLFDIKIIASFIILIIYMAVLIIKRSGKMTGTSFAWIQIYAYFIVLINFFLGSKFSHFHLWY
- the hemA gene encoding glutamyl-tRNA reductase; protein product: MHTLVVGLNYRTAPVEIREKLSFIESELPQAMAALKNEKSILEDVIVSTCNRTEIYAVVDQLHTGRYYIKRFLSNWFHIPIEDFENYLYIHESDDSLKHLFRVAAGIDSMILGETQILGQVKKSFLEAQEIGATGTIFNRLFKQAITFAKKAHNETTINENAVSVSYAAVELAKKIFGSLKNKHVAILGAGKMGELAMENLYGNGVGKVTVLNRTFEKAISLAERFNGQAKSIKELQCTLLETDILISSTGSPQYVIDYELMQFVDHLRKGKPLFLVDIAVPRDIDPKVGDLPNVFLYDIDDLQGIVEANLAERKQAAQQIERMIVQEIAEFKDWFATLGVVPIIAALRKKAEMIQQETMKSIENKMPNLTERERKILNKHTKSIINQLLKEPILQVKEIANSPKANQNLRLYQQIFGIEELVQEEMKNQQLKAAEKQMVQELENQPKLSF